The proteins below are encoded in one region of Flavobacterium nackdongense:
- a CDS encoding alpha-L-fucosidase, with translation MKKLLLTIAIFLLFLGNAQAQLPKETPEQKTERMKWWTEARFGMFCHWGLYAMPARHEWVRSNEKITDEDYQKYFELYNPDLFQPKEWARMAKEAGMKYFVITAKHHEGFCNWDSKFTDYKITNTPFKRDALKEVADAMRAEGIKVGFYYSLIDWHHPDFTLDQFHPLKPKDNKVKMDSINKTRDMNKYRAYMKNQVTELLTNYGEISLMWFDFSYAEKGNKEWDSENLLKLVRKLQPKIMVNNRLDLNKVEGGWDFVTPEQYMPAKWPEVDGKKVPWESCQTFSGSWGYYRDEKNWKSPSQLISMLIENVSKGGNLLLNVGPTARGYLDYRSESALKSMGEWMKYNSPSIYGCTQAPEEFKLPANCLYTYNPKTRRLYLHLINYPTGKIALADMKDKVKYAQFLHDNSEIKFIAKSSHQPDSEKVEGELVLALPVNKPNVEIAVVELILK, from the coding sequence ATGAAAAAACTTCTTTTAACAATTGCAATCTTTTTATTATTTCTTGGAAATGCACAAGCGCAGCTTCCTAAAGAAACGCCCGAGCAAAAAACCGAACGAATGAAATGGTGGACAGAAGCGCGTTTCGGAATGTTCTGTCACTGGGGATTGTATGCAATGCCAGCACGCCACGAATGGGTTCGTAGTAACGAAAAAATTACTGACGAAGACTACCAAAAGTATTTTGAATTGTACAATCCCGATTTGTTTCAACCCAAAGAATGGGCACGAATGGCAAAAGAAGCGGGAATGAAATATTTTGTCATTACCGCCAAACACCACGAAGGTTTTTGCAACTGGGACAGCAAGTTTACCGATTATAAAATTACCAACACGCCTTTCAAACGCGATGCTTTGAAAGAAGTTGCCGATGCAATGCGCGCCGAAGGAATTAAAGTTGGATTTTATTATTCCTTAATCGATTGGCACCATCCTGATTTTACCTTAGACCAATTTCATCCTTTGAAACCAAAAGACAATAAAGTTAAAATGGACAGCATCAATAAAACTCGGGATATGAACAAATACCGAGCCTATATGAAAAATCAGGTTACAGAATTGCTGACTAATTATGGCGAAATTAGCTTAATGTGGTTTGATTTTTCTTATGCTGAAAAAGGGAATAAGGAATGGGATTCGGAAAATTTATTGAAATTAGTACGAAAATTACAACCCAAAATAATGGTAAACAACCGTTTGGATTTGAACAAAGTAGAAGGCGGTTGGGATTTTGTAACACCCGAACAATATATGCCAGCCAAATGGCCAGAAGTTGATGGCAAAAAAGTGCCTTGGGAATCTTGTCAGACTTTTTCAGGGTCTTGGGGTTATTATCGCGATGAAAAAAACTGGAAAAGTCCAAGTCAGCTCATTTCAATGTTGATCGAAAATGTGAGCAAAGGCGGCAATTTATTGCTGAATGTGGGTCCAACAGCTCGTGGCTATTTGGATTACAGAAGCGAAAGTGCCTTAAAATCAATGGGCGAATGGATGAAATACAACAGTCCTTCTATTTACGGATGTACCCAAGCTCCAGAGGAATTCAAACTTCCTGCCAATTGCTTGTACACCTACAATCCAAAAACTAGACGCTTGTATTTGCACCTCATCAACTATCCAACGGGTAAAATTGCCTTGGCGGATATGAAAGATAAAGTTAAATATGCACAATTTTTACACGACAATTCAGAAATAAAATTCATTGCTAAATCGTCGCACCAACCTGATTCAGAGAAAGTAGAAGGCGAATTGGTTTTGGCTTTACCAGTTAATAAACCGAATGTTGAGATTGCGGTAGTTGAATTGATATTGAAATAA
- a CDS encoding amidohydrolase family protein, translating into MKKIDSHQHFWKYHPVKDAWITDDMKVIQRDFLPEDLQPILQENNVDGCIAVQADQSEEETHFLLGLAENNDFIKGVVGWIDLRSPDLVSRLDYFSQFKKLKGFRHIVQGEADENFLLGTAFCEGIAQLEKHHFTYDILIFPKHLPVAFEFVKRFPNQKFVIDHLAKPNFKQTDFADWEKGMREIASCPNVYCKVSGLVTEADWKHWKTSDFTYCLDVVTEAFGINRLLFGSDWPVSLLAATYKDSFDIVADYYSKFSKEDQEKIWGGNAIAFYNL; encoded by the coding sequence ATGAAAAAAATAGACAGTCACCAACATTTTTGGAAATACCATCCGGTTAAAGACGCTTGGATTACTGATGATATGAAGGTAATTCAGCGGGATTTTCTACCTGAAGATTTGCAACCAATATTGCAAGAAAATAACGTTGATGGTTGTATTGCCGTACAAGCCGATCAAAGCGAAGAAGAAACCCATTTTTTGCTGGGACTTGCTGAAAATAATGACTTTATAAAAGGAGTTGTAGGTTGGATTGATTTGCGAAGTCCAGATTTAGTTTCGAGATTAGACTATTTTTCCCAGTTCAAAAAACTGAAAGGTTTTCGGCATATTGTACAAGGAGAAGCGGATGAAAATTTCCTTTTGGGTACAGCTTTTTGCGAGGGAATTGCCCAATTAGAAAAGCATCATTTTACCTATGATATTTTAATTTTTCCAAAACATTTGCCCGTGGCGTTCGAGTTTGTAAAACGCTTTCCCAATCAGAAATTTGTCATCGACCATTTGGCAAAACCCAATTTCAAGCAAACCGATTTTGCCGATTGGGAAAAAGGAATGCGAGAAATAGCATCTTGCCCCAATGTATATTGCAAAGTTTCGGGTTTGGTTACCGAAGCCGATTGGAAACATTGGAAAACAAGCGATTTCACCTATTGTTTAGATGTAGTAACCGAAGCTTTTGGAATCAATCGTTTGCTATTTGGCAGTGATTGGCCGGTAAGTTTGTTGGCAGCAACTTATAAAGATTCGTTCGATATTGTTGCTGATTATTATTCTAAATTCTCGAAGGAAGATCAAGAAAAAATTTGGGGTGGCAATGCCATCGCATTTTATAATTTATAA
- a CDS encoding LutC/YkgG family protein: MSSRDKILNAIAANQPDLVAPPTIDLDTVISYEDNYTQFKKVLEGIGGKVELLSDIAILNNQIQKDKASGQLVINMIDDVDKQIVMLTSFELEKLEKVYLRATLGVAENGSVWLYESQMGNRLLPFICQHLMLVIHKKDIVTTMHHAYQQIDIAKEGFGVFIAGPSKTADIEQSLVIGAHGARTATIYVVE, translated from the coding sequence ATGAGTTCAAGAGATAAAATACTAAATGCTATTGCAGCCAACCAACCGGATTTGGTTGCGCCGCCAACCATCGATTTAGATACCGTAATAAGTTACGAAGATAATTATACTCAATTTAAAAAAGTGCTGGAAGGAATTGGCGGAAAAGTTGAATTGCTGTCTGATATTGCCATTTTAAATAATCAAATTCAAAAAGATAAAGCCAGCGGACAACTGGTAATCAATATGATTGACGATGTTGACAAGCAAATTGTAATGCTAACGTCTTTCGAATTAGAAAAATTAGAAAAAGTCTATCTCAGAGCCACGCTAGGTGTTGCTGAAAATGGTTCGGTTTGGTTGTATGAAAGCCAAATGGGGAATCGATTATTGCCCTTTATTTGTCAGCATTTGATGTTGGTTATCCATAAAAAAGACATCGTAACTACAATGCATCACGCCTATCAGCAAATTGATATTGCCAAAGAAGGTTTTGGTGTTTTCATCGCCGGACCATCTAAAACTGCCGATATCGAACAGTCATTAGTCATTGGTGCTCACGGCGCAAGAACGGCGACGATTTATGTAGTAGAATAG
- a CDS encoding (Fe-S)-binding protein, translating to MKVALFIPCYIDQFYPNVGIASLQLLEKLGCDVSFPLEQTCCGQPMANSGFASLSKGCDANFVKNFRGFDYIVAPSGSCVLHVKEHLHDDKNPLEAEKIRNSVYELTEFLTDILKVKNINARFPFKVGLHNSCHGQRMLNLSSMSERVLPAFSKPQDLLNMVQDIQLIKPKRNDECCGFGGTFCVFEEAVSVKMGKDRISEHQANDVDYITGVDSSCLMHLEGILNRQGNKIKTIHIAEILNSSL from the coding sequence ATGAAAGTAGCCTTATTCATTCCTTGTTACATCGACCAGTTTTATCCCAATGTCGGCATTGCATCGTTGCAATTATTGGAGAAATTGGGTTGCGATGTTTCATTTCCGTTGGAGCAAACTTGTTGTGGTCAGCCAATGGCAAATAGCGGTTTTGCAAGTTTAAGCAAAGGTTGCGATGCCAATTTTGTAAAAAACTTTCGTGGTTTTGATTACATAGTTGCGCCTTCAGGAAGTTGTGTTTTGCACGTAAAAGAACATTTGCACGACGACAAAAATCCTTTAGAAGCAGAAAAAATTAGAAATTCAGTGTATGAATTGACAGAGTTTTTGACCGATATTTTGAAAGTAAAAAACATAAACGCTCGTTTTCCATTCAAAGTAGGATTGCATAACAGTTGCCACGGACAGCGAATGTTGAACCTTTCGTCGATGTCAGAACGCGTGTTGCCAGCCTTTTCAAAACCACAAGATTTACTGAATATGGTGCAAGATATTCAATTGATAAAGCCCAAACGCAACGACGAATGTTGCGGTTTCGGTGGTACTTTTTGCGTATTCGAAGAGGCGGTTAGTGTCAAAATGGGGAAAGATAGAATCAGCGAACACCAAGCCAACGATGTAGATTACATCACCGGCGTTGACTCTAGTTGCTTGATGCATCTCGAAGGGATTCTAAACCGTCAAGGAAATAAAATAAAAACCATTCATATTGCGGAAATATTGAATAGTAGTTTGTAA
- a CDS encoding SDR family oxidoreductase, with translation MNLNLKDKVVIVTGGAKGIGLGICKVLAQEGAIPVIIGRKEADNLKAVAEIEAMGFTAKSAQAELSNPNDCEKAIQEVILNCGRIDGLVNNAGANDSVGLESGNYESFMASLHKNLVHYYLMAHHALPELKKSKGSIINIGSKTADTGQGGTSAYAAANGGRNALTREWAVELIPYSIRVNALIVAECHTPLYENWLQTFDNPTEKLKEITDTIPFENRMTTVEEIANMVVFLLSDKSSHTTGQLIYVDGGYTHLDRSL, from the coding sequence ATGAATTTAAACTTAAAAGACAAAGTAGTAATTGTAACTGGCGGGGCCAAAGGTATTGGTTTAGGAATATGTAAAGTATTGGCACAAGAAGGCGCTATTCCTGTTATAATTGGTCGCAAAGAAGCAGACAATCTTAAAGCAGTAGCCGAAATTGAAGCAATGGGTTTTACAGCCAAAAGTGCTCAAGCAGAACTTTCAAATCCAAACGATTGCGAAAAAGCAATACAAGAAGTCATCTTAAATTGTGGCCGAATTGATGGATTAGTTAATAATGCCGGAGCCAACGACAGTGTTGGATTAGAATCTGGAAACTACGAAAGCTTTATGGCTTCATTGCATAAAAACTTAGTGCATTACTATTTAATGGCGCATCACGCTTTGCCAGAATTAAAAAAATCAAAAGGAAGCATCATTAATATTGGGTCAAAAACTGCCGATACAGGTCAAGGTGGAACATCAGCTTATGCAGCTGCAAATGGTGGGCGAAATGCACTAACAAGAGAATGGGCGGTAGAATTAATACCTTATTCAATAAGAGTTAATGCTTTAATTGTTGCAGAATGTCATACGCCTTTGTATGAAAATTGGTTGCAAACTTTTGATAATCCTACTGAAAAATTAAAAGAAATTACCGATACGATACCTTTTGAAAATAGAATGACTACTGTGGAAGAAATTGCCAATATGGTGGTTTTCTTACTTTCTGATAAATCCAGTCACACCACAGGTCAATTGATTTATGTGGATGGTGGTTATACGCATTTAGACAGGTCGTTGTAG
- a CDS encoding fumarylacetoacetate hydrolase family protein, with protein MKLIRFGAAGQEKPGILIGEKRFDVSSIVTDYNESFFAENGLEKLQKALESNPSLPEVDADVRLGSAVARPSKIICIGLNYVDHCRETNAPIPDEPIIFFKSTTALCGPNDDLVIPKNSEKTDWEIELAFVVGKKASYVAEADAMDYVAGYCLHNDYSERAYQLERGGQWAKGKGCDTFAPLGPFMATTDEIEDVNNLSMWLTVNGKTYQNSNTSNLIFKIPFLVHYLSQFMTLLPGDVISTGTPPGVGLGIKPNPVYIKVGDVVELGMEGLGSSKQVAVAYK; from the coding sequence ATGAAACTAATACGTTTTGGAGCAGCTGGTCAAGAAAAACCAGGCATTTTAATTGGAGAAAAAAGATTCGATGTTTCTTCAATTGTTACCGATTACAACGAATCCTTTTTTGCAGAAAATGGATTAGAAAAATTACAAAAAGCTTTAGAAAGCAATCCTAGTTTGCCAGAAGTGGATGCTGATGTTCGTTTGGGTTCGGCAGTGGCTAGACCTTCAAAAATTATTTGTATTGGATTGAATTATGTCGATCACTGTCGTGAAACGAATGCACCAATTCCCGACGAGCCTATCATATTCTTCAAATCAACAACCGCTTTGTGTGGACCGAATGATGATTTAGTTATTCCAAAAAACAGCGAAAAAACCGACTGGGAAATTGAGTTGGCATTTGTAGTGGGTAAAAAAGCAAGTTATGTTGCAGAAGCCGATGCGATGGATTATGTAGCTGGTTATTGTTTGCACAACGATTATAGCGAAAGAGCCTATCAATTGGAACGTGGAGGTCAATGGGCAAAAGGAAAAGGTTGCGACACATTTGCACCACTTGGACCCTTTATGGCAACAACCGATGAAATTGAAGATGTAAATAATTTGTCGATGTGGTTGACCGTAAACGGAAAAACATATCAGAACAGTAATACCTCGAATTTAATTTTCAAAATTCCATTTTTGGTGCATTATTTAAGTCAGTTTATGACTTTACTTCCAGGCGATGTCATCAGCACAGGAACACCTCCAGGAGTTGGATTGGGCATTAAACCAAACCCAGTTTACATCAAAGTAGGCGATGTGGTTGAATTAGGAATGGAAGGTTTAGGAAGCAGTAAACAAGTGGCGGTAGCTTACAAATAG
- a CDS encoding SDR family NAD(P)-dependent oxidoreductase → MFSLQNKKAVVTGGGSGIGKAISVLFAKQGAEVHIIELTVESAQEAVSEISANGGKVISHACNVANHEAVVAVFEKIGAIDILVNNAGIAHVGKVDTTPEADFDRIMNVNVKGVYNCLYASIPQMRLSNGGVILNMASIAAWVGIPDRFAYSTAKGAVMAMTLSVARDYMSENIRCNSISPARVHTPFVDGFIAKNYPDNQAEMFDKLSKSQPIGRMGKPDEVAALALFLCSDESGFITGCDYPIDGGFIKLNN, encoded by the coding sequence ATGTTCTCATTACAAAATAAAAAAGCAGTAGTTACAGGCGGCGGAAGCGGTATTGGCAAAGCCATTTCGGTTTTGTTTGCCAAACAAGGCGCCGAAGTACACATCATCGAATTAACCGTAGAAAGTGCTCAAGAGGCGGTTTCAGAAATAAGTGCCAATGGCGGAAAAGTAATTTCGCACGCTTGCAATGTAGCCAATCACGAAGCGGTTGTTGCCGTTTTCGAAAAAATTGGCGCCATAGATATTTTGGTTAACAATGCCGGAATTGCCCACGTTGGAAAAGTAGATACGACGCCTGAAGCGGATTTTGACCGAATAATGAATGTCAATGTCAAAGGTGTTTACAACTGTTTGTATGCTTCGATTCCGCAAATGCGATTGTCAAATGGTGGTGTTATTCTTAATATGGCCTCGATCGCCGCTTGGGTCGGAATTCCAGATCGATTTGCGTATTCTACTGCTAAAGGGGCAGTTATGGCAATGACATTATCGGTAGCCAGAGATTATATGAGCGAAAATATTCGTTGCAATTCCATTTCGCCAGCACGCGTGCATACGCCTTTTGTCGATGGATTTATTGCTAAAAATTATCCTGATAACCAAGCAGAAATGTTTGATAAATTATCCAAATCACAACCCATTGGACGTATGGGAAAACCAGACGAAGTCGCAGCATTAGCTTTGTTCTTATGTAGCGACGAATCTGGATTTATAACAGGCTGCGATTATCCTATTGATGGCGGTTTTATAAAATTAAATAACTAA
- a CDS encoding lactate utilization protein B has translation MTPKHADLAEQFITDEPRTNWHDETLWFVREKRDKAVHGIPEWEDLREWGSQIKNHSLSNLSQYLKEFEEKATANGIQIHWAATGEEHNQIIHKIIQKNNIQRIVKSKSMLTEECHLNDYLEHRGIEVVDSDLGERIVQFRKEAPSHIVLPAIHLKKQDVSETFHEHLNTEKGNNDPQYLTEAARGHLRDKFVESELSITGVNFAIAETGGFVVCTNEGNADMGAHSAAVHIACMGFEKIIPKAEHLAVFLRLLARSATGQPITTFSSHFQKPRDGQEMHIVIVDNGRSTQLGREDFRNSLKCIRCAACFNTCPVYRRSGGHSYHTSTAGPIGSILNPNLDMKANSDLPFASTLCGSCTNVCPVKINIHEQLWKWRQEIVKNGYVDTTKKIGMNGMAVLFSYPAIYRLTGKIGRWVMRVVPFITNNQLNPWYKQREMPKPPKESFRDWYKKNGNSQKN, from the coding sequence ATGACACCAAAACACGCTGACTTAGCAGAACAATTTATCACCGACGAGCCAAGAACCAATTGGCACGACGAAACACTTTGGTTTGTTCGTGAAAAACGAGACAAAGCGGTACACGGTATTCCAGAATGGGAAGATTTGCGCGAATGGGGTTCTCAAATAAAGAATCATTCGCTCTCGAATTTATCGCAATATTTAAAAGAATTCGAAGAAAAAGCTACTGCCAATGGCATTCAAATTCACTGGGCAGCAACAGGCGAAGAACACAACCAAATTATTCATAAAATCATTCAAAAAAACAACATTCAACGGATTGTGAAGAGCAAAAGTATGCTTACCGAAGAATGTCATTTGAACGATTATTTAGAACATCGAGGTATTGAAGTAGTCGATTCTGACCTTGGCGAACGCATCGTGCAATTTCGAAAAGAAGCGCCAAGTCATATCGTTTTGCCGGCCATTCACCTGAAAAAACAGGATGTAAGCGAAACTTTTCACGAACATTTAAACACCGAAAAAGGCAACAACGACCCACAATATTTAACCGAAGCGGCTCGCGGACATTTGCGGGATAAGTTTGTAGAATCTGAATTATCGATTACAGGAGTCAATTTTGCCATTGCCGAAACGGGCGGATTTGTGGTTTGTACCAACGAAGGCAACGCCGATATGGGTGCGCACAGTGCTGCGGTTCATATTGCTTGTATGGGTTTCGAAAAAATTATTCCGAAAGCTGAACATTTGGCAGTTTTCCTCCGATTATTGGCTCGAAGTGCTACCGGTCAACCGATTACTACTTTTTCGAGTCATTTTCAAAAGCCACGAGACGGTCAAGAAATGCACATTGTGATTGTCGATAATGGTCGCAGCACACAATTAGGTCGAGAAGATTTTAGAAATTCGCTGAAATGCATTCGTTGTGCAGCTTGTTTCAATACCTGCCCAGTGTATCGAAGAAGTGGCGGACACAGTTACCACACTTCAACGGCGGGACCAATTGGCTCTATTTTGAATCCTAATTTGGATATGAAAGCCAATTCTGATTTGCCTTTTGCCTCCACACTTTGTGGTAGTTGTACCAATGTTTGTCCCGTAAAAATCAATATACACGAGCAATTGTGGAAGTGGCGACAAGAAATTGTGAAAAATGGCTATGTCGATACTACTAAAAAAATCGGTATGAACGGAATGGCGGTGTTGTTTTCGTATCCAGCCATTTACCGTCTTACAGGAAAAATCGGACGATGGGTAATGCGTGTTGTACCATTTATTACCAATAACCAATTGAATCCTTGGTACAAACAACGAGAAATGCCAAAACCGCCCAAGGAATCTTTCCGAGATTGGTATAAGAAAAACGGTAATTCACAAAAAAATTAG
- a CDS encoding L-rhamnose mutarotase, with protein MNTQKYCLALDLKDDAQLMAQYKAYHQEVWPEIIASIKESGITVLDIYNVGNRMFMIIEANEDFSFDKKSAADASNPKVQEWEDLMWKFQQALPWAKPGEKWMLMEKIFEL; from the coding sequence ATGAATACGCAAAAATACTGTCTCGCATTAGACCTGAAAGACGATGCACAATTAATGGCGCAATACAAGGCTTACCATCAAGAAGTGTGGCCAGAAATCATTGCAAGTATCAAGGAATCAGGCATTACGGTTTTGGATATTTACAATGTGGGCAACCGAATGTTTATGATTATCGAAGCCAACGAAGACTTTTCGTTTGACAAAAAATCGGCTGCGGATGCTTCTAATCCCAAAGTGCAAGAATGGGAAGACTTGATGTGGAAATTTCAGCAAGCACTGCCTTGGGCAAAGCCGGGCGAGAAATGGATGTTGATGGAGAAAATATTCGAGCTTTAA
- a CDS encoding alpha-amylase family glycosyl hydrolase, producing the protein MIKKITIVASISTVLLATACKTSAGKMETEKKQTAPNKEVVYQVFTRLFGNKNTTNKPWGTIEENGVGKFNDFTDKALKELKDLGVTAVWYTGVPHHALVRDYTSIGISNDDPEVVKGRAGSPYAVKDYYNVNPDLAVNPANRLQEFEDLIARTHKAGMKVIIDIVPNHIARKYEGKSNPKGVKDFGADDDVSVEYKSDNNFYYIPNTRFEIPDAGKPLNGESNPLIDGKFEEFPAKWTGNGSRLAKPDKNDWYETVKVNYGIRPDGSKDFPELPSGFDTKSCQEHFDFWADKEVPSSWKKFRDIALYWTAKGVDGFRYDMAEMVPYEFWSYMNSAIKVKNPDAFLMAEVYNPNEYRNYIRLGKMDYLYDKVETYDHLKAVIQGKTWPDGLSDIQHRMADIEHNMLKFLDNHDEQRLASPEFAGTPEKGKPLMVVSATISTAPTMIYFGQEVGEAGNENAGFGTHSRTSIFDYIGVPNHQRWMNGGVFDGGQLSQSEKDLRDFYKRLLNFSISSSALMGKFQEIQTANRNITPGYDIAIYSYVRWSDTQKLIVVTNFYAEASSNFELRIPADIIQKWNLKDGTYAITDQLYQKKTTQLKVENGEGKAQISIGPSESFIFQL; encoded by the coding sequence ATGATAAAAAAAATAACTATTGTTGCAAGTATTAGCACAGTACTTTTGGCAACAGCTTGTAAAACATCAGCAGGAAAAATGGAAACAGAAAAAAAACAAACAGCACCTAATAAAGAAGTTGTTTATCAGGTATTTACTAGGTTGTTTGGCAATAAAAATACCACTAATAAACCTTGGGGAACCATCGAAGAAAATGGAGTAGGAAAGTTCAATGATTTTACGGACAAAGCCTTGAAAGAGCTTAAGGATTTGGGTGTAACGGCAGTTTGGTACACAGGAGTTCCGCATCACGCTTTGGTTCGCGATTACACTTCGATTGGCATTTCCAACGACGACCCTGAAGTGGTTAAAGGTCGTGCCGGTTCGCCCTATGCTGTGAAAGATTATTATAATGTAAACCCCGATTTGGCAGTAAATCCTGCGAATCGTTTGCAAGAATTTGAAGACCTGATTGCACGAACTCACAAAGCGGGAATGAAAGTCATAATTGATATTGTTCCCAATCATATTGCTCGAAAATACGAAGGAAAAAGCAATCCAAAAGGCGTAAAAGATTTTGGTGCCGATGATGATGTTTCGGTAGAATACAAAAGCGACAATAACTTTTATTATATCCCCAATACCCGTTTTGAAATACCTGATGCGGGTAAACCTTTAAACGGTGAAAGCAATCCACTAATTGACGGAAAATTTGAAGAATTCCCAGCAAAATGGACCGGTAACGGTTCGAGATTGGCAAAACCAGACAAAAACGATTGGTACGAAACGGTAAAAGTCAATTATGGAATTCGTCCCGATGGCTCCAAAGATTTTCCAGAACTTCCTTCAGGTTTTGATACCAAATCCTGTCAGGAACATTTCGATTTTTGGGCTGATAAAGAGGTGCCGAGTTCTTGGAAAAAATTTCGCGATATCGCTTTGTATTGGACAGCCAAAGGAGTAGATGGTTTCCGTTATGATATGGCCGAAATGGTGCCTTATGAGTTCTGGAGCTATATGAATTCGGCAATAAAAGTAAAGAATCCTGATGCTTTCTTGATGGCAGAAGTCTATAATCCGAATGAGTATCGAAATTATATTCGCCTCGGAAAAATGGATTATTTGTATGACAAAGTCGAAACTTACGATCATTTGAAAGCCGTGATTCAAGGAAAAACTTGGCCAGATGGACTTTCTGATATTCAGCATCGAATGGCTGATATTGAACATAATATGTTGAAGTTTTTAGACAATCACGATGAACAACGCTTGGCAAGTCCAGAATTTGCAGGAACGCCAGAAAAAGGAAAACCACTAATGGTGGTTTCTGCGACAATTAGTACGGCGCCAACAATGATTTATTTTGGTCAGGAAGTAGGAGAAGCTGGAAATGAAAACGCTGGTTTCGGAACACATTCTCGAACTTCAATTTTCGATTATATCGGAGTTCCCAATCATCAACGATGGATGAATGGTGGTGTTTTTGATGGAGGTCAACTTTCTCAAAGCGAAAAAGATTTGCGTGATTTTTACAAACGATTGTTGAATTTTTCTATCAGCAGTTCGGCTTTGATGGGCAAATTTCAAGAAATTCAAACGGCTAACCGAAACATTACACCCGGTTACGACATTGCCATTTATTCTTATGTTCGTTGGTCTGACACTCAAAAACTGATTGTGGTAACTAATTTTTATGCTGAGGCTTCCAGTAATTTCGAATTGCGAATCCCAGCTGATATTATCCAAAAATGGAATTTGAAAGATGGAACTTATGCCATCACCGATCAATTGTATCAAAAGAAAACGACGCAATTGAAGGTTGAAAACGGAGAAGGAAAAGCACAAATCAGCATTGGCCCTTCTGAATCGTTTATTTTTCAGTTGTAG